The genomic segment TTTCTCCCGGGACTGTTCCACCAGAATATTCAGGGTTTCATTGTCAATTCTGGCGCCATGATTGCTGAGCAGGGTCAAGACAACGTCGTCGTTGCCCATATGGACCAGTTCCCGGCACACTTTCGCGGAAAGATATTTGCGCGCGGCGATGCTGAACTGATGCTGGATGGTTTTATGCCGGATGATCCGGACCAGATTGTCGTCTGACAGCAGTTTACTCAACAACAGAACCGGGCGGGCCACTTCGATTTCGTCATTGGCCAGAAGAATGATCAGCTCAGGGGATGTATCTTCGCGATCCGCCAGCCTTTCAGCCAGTTTTTTGCGCACCTCCATTTCGACATGATGAAGAATACTGCCCAGAATATCAGCCATCAGGGCCGTTTCCCGGTCGGTCAGATCTTTGTGTCGTCTTTCGAGAAGGTCAACGATCGCCTGAAACAGCTCTGTTCGCCCTGATGTTGACTTCTGATGAGCCAATTCAATCAGGCCGCTGATTTCCCGGTCCAGATTTCCTCCTTGTGGGGGCATACTCATTTACTCAATAAGTCATATGGCTTTTTATATTAGCAGGGTACAAACTTACCCGAAAACAAGCGTGTTATCCAACTTATAGCGCAAATGTAAATGAAACCTTGCTAAAAAGTTAAACTTCTTTCTTTTTATCAATAAGTTGTATAGGAATTGTTATCTTTTTTATGAGAAAGACATTGTAATTTATTGTTTTTCTATAGTGTTTGGTAAGATATCAGAAGTCTTTTAGGAATTTGTGCAGGGTGTTATCAAGTTCTGCAAGCACCTTGGCATTGGTTTCGTACGCCGATGTGGCGCGGATCATCTCACTCAACTCAACGAATTCATTGACATTGGGGGTGTTGACATACCCCTTGGGGCCGGCCACAGGGGATGTCGGGTCATAAACTGCAAGATGCGCCGGCGAGACGGGAACCGGATGGGCTTTTACCCCGCCGAACCTGTTGGTTGTCTGAACCGTTTTCTGGGGAAGGTAGGCTTTACTGCCGCGCAAACCGGCAGAGAATGTTTCATCGCCTTCAGGCGTAGAGGTAGTACGGGCATTAACGATATTGCTGGCGGCAATAGTCATCCGTGTGGAGGAGGCCAGAAGTCCGGAAAGACTTGTCTTAATCGCATTCAACATGGGGCGGTTCCCTCAAACTCACGTATGACACCCGCAAATAGGGCAGTAAAGCGAGTATGTTGGAAAAATCCAAATAAAAGGTTAATCATCACGTTTCGAACGCTTAGAGTGTTTTTCTAGAGTAAATTGAATCCACCAATTCACAATTCACTCTAAACGGTCTGCCCGGCGATTTTGGCTAGCGCCCGGGCCAAAATATAACAACCTTTCAGCCGGTTTTCGATTTGGTCCCATTTTCTTACATAAACCAGCTTATGATCCGGCCGCAGCTTGGCGACTACGTTTTGTTTGGAGATAAAGTCAATCAGGCCGGCCGGATTGGCGAACCTGTCCTTCCGGAAGGACAGAATGGCCCCCTTGGGACCGGCTTCGATTTTCTCAATGCCGGCTTTGCGGCAGAAATATTTGATCCGGATCACGCTTAGCAGATGTTCCACTTCTTCGGGTAGGGGGCCGAAGCGGTCGATCAGTTCCGCGCCAAAGGCGTCGATTTCATCTTCGCTGTCGTCCAGCTCGGCCACCCGCCGATACAACGACATCCGCAGGTTCAGGTCAGGTACGTATCGTTCGGGAATGAGTACGGCGGCGCCCAGATTGATCTGCGGCGACCAGTTGTGGTCCATGTCATCGCCTGTGATGCCGTTTCTGGCCTGGGCCACGGCTTCCTCCAGCATATGCTGATACAGTTCCAGTCCCACTTCCTTGATATGCCCCGACTGTTCTTCCCCCAGAAGATTCCCCGCGCCGCGAATGTCCATGTCATGGCTGGCAATGGTGAAACCTGCTCCCAGCGTATCCAGCGCCTGCAATACCTGCAGGCGTTTTTCCGCCGTGGCCGTGGGAATGCGCTTGGGTGGCAGGGTAAGATAGGCATAGGCGCGCACCTTGGAACGGCCCACCCGGCCACGCAACTGGTACAATTGGGCCAGGCCGAACATATCCGCCCGATGAATGATCATCGTATTGGCGGTGGGAATATCCAGCCCGGATTCGACAATGGTGGTGGACAGCAGTACATCATAGCGCCCTTCGTAAAAGGCATGCATGATATCCTCGATTTCCGAAGGCGGCATCTGCCCATGGGCGACAACGAACTTCACTTCGGGCACATGTTCTGTCAGAAAATCAGCAATTTCTTTCAGGTCCGCAATGCGCGGACAGACATAAAAACTCTGGCCGCCGCGGTAATGTTCCCTAAGCAGGGCTTCCCGTACCACAAGAAAGTCCATGGGCAGGATAAAGGTGCGCACCGCCAGGCGGTCCACCGGGGGGGTGGCGATCAGACTCAAGCCCCGCATGCCGCTCATAGCCAGTTGCAGCGTACGTGGAATAGGCGTGGCAGTAAGGGTGAGCACATGCACGTCATGGCGCAATTTTTTCAGGCGTTCCTTATGGGAAACGCCGAAATGCTGTTCCTCGTCAATGATTAACAGGCCGAGATTTTTGAACTGTATGGTCTTGCCCAGCAGGGCATGGGTCCCGACGACAATATCACAGGCACCGCGGGCGAGTTCCTCTTTGGTTTGCTTCTGATCGCGGGCCGGCACCAGACGCGACAAATGCCCGATTCTCACCGGCAGATCCTTGAAACGGTCCACGAAATTCTTGTAATGCTGCCGGGCCAAAAGAGTGGTGGGAGTCACGATGGCAACTTGATACCCAGCCATAACCACCAGAAATGCGGCGCGCAGGGCAACTTCCGTTTTGCCAAACCCAACATCACCGCAAATCAGCCGGTCCATGGGACGGCCAGAGCCCAGATCCTCAATCACATCCTGGATCGCGCGCAACTGATCCTCGGTTTCGGCATAGGGAAACCGGGCGCAGAATTCTTCATACAGACCGTCTGAAGGCGTAATCACCGGCCCCTTGCGCAATTCCCTTTCCGCCGCGACTTTGATCAGCTCGTCAGCCATTTCCAGGAGTTTTTTCTTCAGCCGCGCCTTTTTGCTCTGCCAGGCGGTGCCGCCCAACTTGTCCAGCTGTACATGCGTCCCTTCGGCGCCATAGCGGCTCAGCACCTCGATATTTTCCACCGGCACATAAAGTTTGTCGCCGCCATGATAGGTCAGCATGACGCAGTCATGAGCGGCCCCCATGACCTCTATGGTCTTAAGGTCCTCATAACGGCCCACCCCGTGATCCATATGAATGACCAGATCACCGGGTGAAAGGGCGGAGGCTTCGCTGATGAAATTTTCCGCCCGGCGCGAGCGGCGCACCTTGCGGATCAGGCGATCACCCAAAATGTCCTGTTCCGAGATCAGGACAATGTCGTCCGCTTCAAATCCATGTTCCAGCGGCAGAACGATCAACCCCAACGCGCCGTCTGGCAATTGGTCCCCTTCTGGCCAGTTTTCCACCAGCCGGTGGCGGGTCATGCCGTGATCCTTGAGTACGGCGGATAACCTGTCCCGGGCGCCGATGCTGTAGCTGGCAAGAAAGACTTTTTTACCACGCTGGAACAAAGACACCACATGCTGACGCAGGGCGTCGTAAACATTAACATCCCGGTTATTGCGTTCCGGCGCAAAGTCCCGGCCAATTTTTCCTTCAAAATCTAGATGCGGGACTTCTTCGGGGGCACCGTAAGGGGAAAAACTGTGAATCCGTCGGGTTTCGCTTATGTGAGCCCACTCCTGTGCCGTCAGATACAGGAGTTCCGGCGCCAATGGTTTATAGACTGTTGCCGTAAGGCTGCCGGCGGGGGTTTTTTCATAATCGCTTTTGCGGGCCAGATAATAATCCTGAATGGCCGACAGACGATCTTCCAGGGCTTCCTGTCCCAGATGATCCAGTGTGATGGTGCACCCTGGCAGATAATCGAAAAGGGTTTCCAGAGTTTGATGGAACAAGGGCAGCCAGTGTTCCATTCCCTGATGTTTGCGGCCTTCGGTGACAGCGTCATAGAGTGGGTCGTCTCCGAGAACCGTGCCGAATTCTGCCACATAACGGGCGCGGAAATGACGGATGGAGTCTTCGGTCAGAAATACTTCGCTCATGGGCACCAGATTAATCTGGGCCACCTTGGCGCCGGATCGCTGGCTCAGCGCGTCGAATTCGCGGATCACATCGATTTCGTCGCCAAACAGGTCGATCCGCAGCGGATTGTCATATCCCGGCGGAAAAATATCCACCAGGCCGCCACGAATGGCAAAATCACCGTGTTCCATCACGGTGCTGGCACGGCTGTACCCGTTGGTGGATAGAAAACGGGTCAATTCCTCAAGGTCGATCTGGTCCCCCGGCTTGGCGCTGAACGATACATTCTGCATAACGGCCCGTTCGGGGACACGCTGACTTGCCGAACCGATTGTGGCGATCACCAGAGTTTTTTGTGCCGATGACGACTCCAGCCGGGCCAGGCGGCTTAGTGTGGTCATGCGTTCTGCTACAATGTCCTGATGCGGAGAAATACGGTCATAGGGCAGGCAGTCCCAGGACGGGAACCGCAGGACCTCCACTTCCGGTGCAAAATAGCCGACCAGTTCGGCCATATTTGCCAGGCGGGTGCCGTCACGGGCGATATGCAGGTGCAGGTTCTGTCCGCATTCCTCGAGAAGCTGTGCCAGCAGCATCGCGTCATAGCCTTCGGGCACATGGCTGAGGAGTAGCGGAATGTCGGACGAAATAAGCTCGCGCAGGTTTTTCACTTTACAATCTTCAGATAGTCCATACCCCGTAGCAGGGCCATAACGTCGTGATTAAGATGTTCGGGCGGTTCCCGGTCGGAGGTGATCCAGGCCACCAGGTCGGAATCTGCCTCGCGCAACAGCTCTTCATAACGATCCAGCTGTTCTTTGCTCAGCTTTGCCAGATATGTATCAGCAAAACTCCCCAACAGCAGGTCCGCTTCCTTGATCCCCCGGTGCCAGCTGCGAAATTTCAGTCGTTTACGACGGGTTTCCGGACTTTCGTTTGGATCTATTTCAGGTTCGATGAAACCAGGCGCGTTAAAACGGGTCATGATCTTTTCACTTGGTTCTGGGGCGTTGGGTAATTCGTCAGTAATTCCGTTTTGGCAATCAGAATATGTTCGTTATGTTTACGTTATGTGTCATTGTGTCTACAGGATATCAACAGGAAAATAAAACAATAAAGCCATGCGTCCGGAAATTCTTTACCCTTTCTTTGCCGAAACCATTAGCCTGTCCGGGGTCGGCGGACGTTTGGCCGGGCTTCTGGAAAAACCTGTCGGCAGAAGGATTCTTGATCTGTTGTGGCATTTGCCGACGGATGTGATTGACCGACGCCTAAGCCCGAAACTTTCGGAGATTCGCCATGAGCAGATCATCACCGTTGAGGTGGAGATCGGTAATCATGAGCCGCCCCCCGCCAAAAGCCGCCGGCCTTACCGCATATGGTGTCATGATGGCACGGCGTCACTACAACTGATTTTTTTCCATGTAAAAGGCGATTATCTGGTGCGACAACTGCCTGTAGGAAGCCGCCGGGTGATCAGCGGCCGGGTGGAAATTTTTAACGGTCAGCTTCAGATGAGCCATCCGGACTATATGCTGTCCCCGGAACGACGGGAGGAAATACCCGCTCTGGAGCCGGTTTATCCTCTGACAGCGGGAATAAGCGGCAAGGTGATGACCCGGATCATCAGGGCCGCCCTGGAACGCGTTGTGGATTTGCCGGAATGGCAGGATGACGCGTTGCGGCGGCGGCAAGGCTGGCCCGGCTGGAAAGCGGCCTTGCTTAACCTGCATTATCCGGAGGGGGCAGGGGATCTTTTGCCGGAAAGTCCGGCGCGCCGACGGCTGGCTTATGATGAATTTCTGGCCAACCAATTGGCGCTGGCCCTGGTGCGCCGGCAGTCCCGACGCAAAAAGGGGCGGGCCTTGCGCGGGGGCGGGAAACTCACCCGCCAGTTATATCAGAATTTGCCCTATGAACTGACTTCATCACAGAAAGCCTGTCTGGAGGAAATCAGGGCGGATCTGGCGGCGCCAACCGCCATGATGCGACTGCTGCAAGGGGATGTGGGCAGTGGTAAGACAGTTGTGGCGTTGATCAGTATGCTTTGCGCGGTGGAAAGCGGGGCGCAGGCTGCGTTGTTAGCGCCGACCGAAATCCTTGCCCGTCAACATTATGAGAGTCTGAAGGAGCTTATCCAGGAACTCGACCTGCGCCTTGAGGTGCTGACCGGCCGGGACAAGGGCAAGGCGCGGGAAAAGACGCTGGCGGCGCTTGCTGCTGGCGAAATTGATATTCTGGTGGGAACCCATGCGTTGTTTCAGAAAGATGTAATCTATCATGATCTGGCCCTTGTGGTGATTGATGAACAACACCGTTTCGGGGTGGAGCAGCGGATGGCGCTGGCTGCCAAGGGGAAAGAAGGCGAAAGCATGAATGTTCTCGCTATGACGGCGACGCCCATTCCGCGCACCCTGACGCTCACGGCTTATGGGGATATGGACGTCTCGCGGCTGACGGAAAAACCGCCGGGCCGAAAGCCGGTGGATACCCGGACAATTCCGTTGGACCGGCTGGATGAAGTGGTGCAGTCTTTGGCGCGGGCCATTAGATCCGGGGCGCGAATCTACTGGATTTGTCCATTGGTGGAAGATTCTGAAGTGACAGACCTGGCCGCCGCCGAAGCGCGTCATCGGGAACTGGCGCAGATTTTTGGCGATCGTGTGGGGCTGGTTCATGGCAAAATGAAAGGCCGGGACAAGGATCAGGTTATGGCAAGGTTTGCGTCGGGGGATTTGGATATTCTGGTGGCAACAACGGTCATCGAGGTGGGGGTCAATGTGCCCGAGGCCACGGTGATGGTGATCGAACATGCCGAGCGTTTTGGCCTGGCGCAGTTGCATCAGCTGCGCGGACGGGTTGGCCGCGGCACAGGCAAGTCCGTTTGCCTTTTGCTGTACAGCAATAGCGGTGGAGAGACGGCCCGGGCGCGCCTCAGAATCATGCGGGAAACGGAAGACGGGTTCCGCATCGCCGAAGAGGATCTGCGGTTGCGGGGCGCGGGAGAGGTTCTGGGGACGCGTCAGTCGGGATTGCCGGACTTCAGGGTGGCGTCACTGGAGGCGCACCAGGATCTAATCCCCATCGCCCGGGATGATGCGCGTCTCATTCTGGAAAAGGATCCCGAGCTGAAATCGCCACGGGGGCGAGCGCTCAGAATCCTTCTCTACCTGTTTGAGCAGGACGAAGGCATCAAATATCTGCGGTCAGGATGAACTTTCATCGCCACCTTCTTTGTCTTTTACCGGTTGTGAAGGGTCTTTTTTCCCTGTCCAATCGGTAATGCGCGAGCCTTTTTCCGGCCGGGCCCTTTGGCGCAGGTCGCCAGTGCCATTTGCATCGACTTTATTGTTTTTCGGATCCACAAGACCTGCGGAAATCACATATTTTACCCCCTCATCAGGGGTCATGCTCAGATAAATCAGGTCCCGTTTTGGCACAAACAGTAAAAAACCCGACGTAGGGTTTGGGGTGGTGGGCAAAAACACATTGATGACTTCATTTTCCAGTTTTTCCTGCACTTCGCCCCTGTTTTCGCTGGTGACAAAGGCAATGGCCCACAAACCACGACGCGGATATTCCACCAGCACCACATCCTTGAAACTGGTGGCATTCTGGGAAATTACGGTTTCAAAGATCTGTTTCAACGTGCTGTATATGCTGCGGATGATCGGCATGCGATTGAGGATTCGTTCGCCGAATCTCAATAATGCCCGCCCAAACAGATTGGCCGCCAATGCGCCCAGCATGGTCAGGAAAACCACCACAATAACCAGCCCCAGGCCGGGAATGGAAAAGGGCAGATAATTTTCTGGTTGATAGGCTTCGGGGATCAGCGGCGTAACGTTGCGATCAACCGTGTCAATAAACATCCAGGCTAGATAAATGGTAATCCCGATCGGGGCCGCAACCACTAGCCCTGTCAGAAAATAATAGCGTAGGCGATGCATAAGCCCGGTTTTGAGCTGTCCGGAAGGATCGCCGGTTTCCGGAGTTTCTGGTGTGTTGTGTTCTGGCATGGTTCGTCAGCATCCCGAAATCGGCCGCCGGTTACCCGACAGCGTTATGGTTCAGACTATATATCCTGATTTGCCTAACCGGAAAAGAGGGCAGGACTATGATACCGTCGATTTTTCCGGGGTCAGGTCTTTTTCAAAAAGGCGGTAGGTCTTGTCATGTTGACACCCGATGGTTTCCAGCATTTTTTGCAGGCGGGTGTTTTCCTCCAGAACCCATCCCAGTTCCGCATGTGTGCAGCCGGCGGCCACGGCATGGATACGGCAGGTTTCAATCAGTGAAAAAGCCATGGCCCCGCCCAGTGCGCTATTCTGATGTTGGTGGCGTACTCCCATCAGCGGCACGCGCACGGTTTTATAGGAGGGGCGGAGTTTTAACCGCCAGAGCAGTTTGAAAATACCCGTGGGTAGCAGCCGGCCGTTTAGGTCGTGAATGATTTCATTCAGATTGGGCAGGGTGACCATCATGGCCTGGGCTTCGCCGTCCAGTTCCGCAATGTAAGTGAAATCCTCGCGGATCAGGAGCTTGAGATCCTTAACCGCCTGTTGAAGTTCCTTTTCCGTAAACGGCAAAAACCCCCAGTTTTGGGACCAAGCGTCATTATAGATATCCAGAATGATGCGCAAATCCCGGTCATACTGTTTCATATTGATGGGGCGGATGGTGATCCGGTCATTGGCCAGTACCCTTTTGACCAGCTTGTCGATGGCCGGCGGCAAGATTTCCTGGGTAATATCCAGCCAGTAGGCCCAGACATCCTTGACTTTCCGGTACCCGGCCGCCGTAACCAGTGTCTGGTAATAGGGACGGCTGTACGGCATCATCAGCATAGGTGGCCTGTGATACCCGTCCACCAGCATGCCGGTTTCTTCATTGATGGATAGGCTGAACGGGCCGATTATTTTTGTCATGCCTTGGTCACGCAGCCAGGCTTCAGCCGTTTCGAAAAGGGCCGCGGCGACAGCTTGGTCTTCAATGCAGTCGAAAAAACCGAAATGTCCAATCCTCTTCCCGTGATATTTGGGCACCAGGTCGTCGATCTGAGCGGAAATGCGGCCGACAACCTCGCCGCCCCGGCGGGCGATCCAGTATCGGGCGCGGGCATGTTCGAAAAAGGGATTCTTGTCCCGGTTTAAAATATCCCGACGTTCCATCTCCAAAGGCGCCACCCATTGTGGGTCATCAGCGAAAACCATATGCGGCAGCCGGATGAAACTGTTGAGCTGCTGTTTTGTGGTGACTTCCTCGATCTGCACAGCGGACTGTTTCACGTCAGGCTTTTCCTTCTGGAGTGTTGGGCTGGACTGTCGGGCTATCATATCAGGCCGGAATGATGCCAGAAAGGTGCTATTCCGCGGCCGTCTGTGTGTGCTCCGTAGCGGTTTTCTTATCTTTGGAAGTGTGTTTCAGCCGCCGTTCCCGGGGGGAATTATGGCTGACCCCGCCGGACATACGGGCAACCCAGGGATATTTTTCGGCCATTTCTGCGGTATATCCCAGGTCAAAGACTGTGGGGCTTTTTTCCAGTTCTGCGGGGTTGTCCTGATAGGTGCCGAACAATTTGTCCAGCCAGAAACTCATGATGCCGTAATTGACTTTTTCATTCTGAAAATGATGCATCACATGAAGTTTCTTGATTTTCTTCACATATTCATTTTTGGGCTTATAGGACAAATGCATAATGCAGTGGAAGAACTCA from the Luteithermobacter gelatinilyticus genome contains:
- a CDS encoding flagellar basal body rod protein FlgC, with product MLNAIKTSLSGLLASSTRMTIAASNIVNARTTSTPEGDETFSAGLRGSKAYLPQKTVQTTNRFGGVKAHPVPVSPAHLAVYDPTSPVAGPKGYVNTPNVNEFVELSEMIRATSAYETNAKVLAELDNTLHKFLKDF
- the mfd gene encoding transcription-repair coupling factor translates to MKNLRELISSDIPLLLSHVPEGYDAMLLAQLLEECGQNLHLHIARDGTRLANMAELVGYFAPEVEVLRFPSWDCLPYDRISPHQDIVAERMTTLSRLARLESSSAQKTLVIATIGSASQRVPERAVMQNVSFSAKPGDQIDLEELTRFLSTNGYSRASTVMEHGDFAIRGGLVDIFPPGYDNPLRIDLFGDEIDVIREFDALSQRSGAKVAQINLVPMSEVFLTEDSIRHFRARYVAEFGTVLGDDPLYDAVTEGRKHQGMEHWLPLFHQTLETLFDYLPGCTITLDHLGQEALEDRLSAIQDYYLARKSDYEKTPAGSLTATVYKPLAPELLYLTAQEWAHISETRRIHSFSPYGAPEEVPHLDFEGKIGRDFAPERNNRDVNVYDALRQHVVSLFQRGKKVFLASYSIGARDRLSAVLKDHGMTRHRLVENWPEGDQLPDGALGLIVLPLEHGFEADDIVLISEQDILGDRLIRKVRRSRRAENFISEASALSPGDLVIHMDHGVGRYEDLKTIEVMGAAHDCVMLTYHGGDKLYVPVENIEVLSRYGAEGTHVQLDKLGGTAWQSKKARLKKKLLEMADELIKVAAERELRKGPVITPSDGLYEEFCARFPYAETEDQLRAIQDVIEDLGSGRPMDRLICGDVGFGKTEVALRAAFLVVMAGYQVAIVTPTTLLARQHYKNFVDRFKDLPVRIGHLSRLVPARDQKQTKEELARGACDIVVGTHALLGKTIQFKNLGLLIIDEEQHFGVSHKERLKKLRHDVHVLTLTATPIPRTLQLAMSGMRGLSLIATPPVDRLAVRTFILPMDFLVVREALLREHYRGGQSFYVCPRIADLKEIADFLTEHVPEVKFVVAHGQMPPSEIEDIMHAFYEGRYDVLLSTTIVESGLDIPTANTMIIHRADMFGLAQLYQLRGRVGRSKVRAYAYLTLPPKRIPTATAEKRLQVLQALDTLGAGFTIASHDMDIRGAGNLLGEEQSGHIKEVGLELYQHMLEEAVAQARNGITGDDMDHNWSPQINLGAAVLIPERYVPDLNLRMSLYRRVAELDDSEDEIDAFGAELIDRFGPLPEEVEHLLSVIRIKYFCRKAGIEKIEAGPKGAILSFRKDRFANPAGLIDFISKQNVVAKLRPDHKLVYVRKWDQIENRLKGCYILARALAKIAGQTV
- a CDS encoding succinate dehydrogenase assembly factor 2, whose amino-acid sequence is MTRFNAPGFIEPEIDPNESPETRRKRLKFRSWHRGIKEADLLLGSFADTYLAKLSKEQLDRYEELLREADSDLVAWITSDREPPEHLNHDVMALLRGMDYLKIVK
- the recG gene encoding ATP-dependent DNA helicase RecG; this encodes MRPEILYPFFAETISLSGVGGRLAGLLEKPVGRRILDLLWHLPTDVIDRRLSPKLSEIRHEQIITVEVEIGNHEPPPAKSRRPYRIWCHDGTASLQLIFFHVKGDYLVRQLPVGSRRVISGRVEIFNGQLQMSHPDYMLSPERREEIPALEPVYPLTAGISGKVMTRIIRAALERVVDLPEWQDDALRRRQGWPGWKAALLNLHYPEGAGDLLPESPARRRLAYDEFLANQLALALVRRQSRRKKGRALRGGGKLTRQLYQNLPYELTSSQKACLEEIRADLAAPTAMMRLLQGDVGSGKTVVALISMLCAVESGAQAALLAPTEILARQHYESLKELIQELDLRLEVLTGRDKGKAREKTLAALAAGEIDILVGTHALFQKDVIYHDLALVVIDEQHRFGVEQRMALAAKGKEGESMNVLAMTATPIPRTLTLTAYGDMDVSRLTEKPPGRKPVDTRTIPLDRLDEVVQSLARAIRSGARIYWICPLVEDSEVTDLAAAEARHRELAQIFGDRVGLVHGKMKGRDKDQVMARFASGDLDILVATTVIEVGVNVPEATVMVIEHAERFGLAQLHQLRGRVGRGTGKSVCLLLYSNSGGETARARLRIMRETEDGFRIAEEDLRLRGAGEVLGTRQSGLPDFRVASLEAHQDLIPIARDDARLILEKDPELKSPRGRALRILLYLFEQDEGIKYLRSG
- a CDS encoding DUF502 domain-containing protein, with product MPEHNTPETPETGDPSGQLKTGLMHRLRYYFLTGLVVAAPIGITIYLAWMFIDTVDRNVTPLIPEAYQPENYLPFSIPGLGLVIVVVFLTMLGALAANLFGRALLRFGERILNRMPIIRSIYSTLKQIFETVISQNATSFKDVVLVEYPRRGLWAIAFVTSENRGEVQEKLENEVINVFLPTTPNPTSGFLLFVPKRDLIYLSMTPDEGVKYVISAGLVDPKNNKVDANGTGDLRQRARPEKGSRITDWTGKKDPSQPVKDKEGGDESSS
- a CDS encoding GNAT family N-acetyltransferase, with amino-acid sequence MKQSAVQIEEVTTKQQLNSFIRLPHMVFADDPQWVAPLEMERRDILNRDKNPFFEHARARYWIARRGGEVVGRISAQIDDLVPKYHGKRIGHFGFFDCIEDQAVAAALFETAEAWLRDQGMTKIIGPFSLSINEETGMLVDGYHRPPMLMMPYSRPYYQTLVTAAGYRKVKDVWAYWLDITQEILPPAIDKLVKRVLANDRITIRPINMKQYDRDLRIILDIYNDAWSQNWGFLPFTEKELQQAVKDLKLLIREDFTYIAELDGEAQAMMVTLPNLNEIIHDLNGRLLPTGIFKLLWRLKLRPSYKTVRVPLMGVRHQHQNSALGGAMAFSLIETCRIHAVAAGCTHAELGWVLEENTRLQKMLETIGCQHDKTYRLFEKDLTPEKSTVS